In a genomic window of Thermosynechococcus sp. CL-1:
- the rplK gene encoding 50S ribosomal protein L11, which yields MAKKVVAVIKLAIQAGKANPAPPIGPALGQHGVNIMMFCKEYNARTADQVGMVVPVEISVYEDRSFTFVLKTPPASVLIQKAAGIEKGSGEPNKKKVGSITRAQLREIAEKKMPDLNANDIEAAMRIIEGTARNMGVTIAD from the coding sequence ATGGCGAAAAAGGTCGTCGCAGTTATCAAACTTGCCATTCAAGCGGGTAAAGCCAACCCTGCTCCCCCCATTGGTCCGGCCCTTGGTCAGCACGGTGTGAACATCATGATGTTCTGCAAAGAGTACAATGCTCGCACCGCCGATCAAGTGGGGATGGTAGTTCCCGTTGAAATTTCGGTCTATGAAGATCGCAGTTTCACCTTTGTTCTGAAAACGCCGCCCGCTTCCGTGCTGATTCAAAAAGCTGCGGGCATTGAAAAAGGCTCCGGCGAACCCAACAAGAAAAAAGTGGGCAGCATCACCCGTGCCCAACTGCGGGAAATTGCTGAGAAGAAAATGCCAGATCTCAACGCCAACGATATTGAAGCGGCCATGCGGATTATCGAAGGTACTGCTCGCAATATGGGCGTGACCATTGCTGACTAA
- the nusG gene encoding transcription termination/antitermination protein NusG, with translation MVSEFTDHSDLNDPLDDTVEVAEGDQAGKVKRFWYAVQVASGCEKKVKSTIEQRLHTLDVADRIFRIEIPQTPVIKIKKDGSRQTIEEKVFPGYVLVQVRAQQSPETGEWQIDDEAWQVIKNTPNVINFVGAEQRRSTGRGRGHVKPMPLSPAEVDRIFRKAQEQEPVHRIDLNSGDKIKVLNGPFKDFEGEVIEVSAERSKLKALLSIFGRETPVELEVTQVEKVD, from the coding sequence ATGGTGAGTGAATTTACTGATCATTCTGATCTGAACGATCCTCTTGACGACACCGTTGAAGTGGCCGAAGGGGATCAAGCGGGTAAGGTCAAACGGTTTTGGTATGCCGTGCAGGTGGCCTCTGGCTGCGAAAAAAAAGTGAAAAGCACCATCGAGCAGCGGCTCCATACGCTGGATGTGGCCGATCGCATCTTTCGCATTGAAATTCCCCAAACCCCCGTCATCAAAATCAAAAAAGATGGCTCGCGGCAAACCATTGAGGAAAAAGTTTTTCCCGGTTATGTTCTTGTCCAAGTGCGGGCACAGCAGTCCCCCGAAACAGGTGAATGGCAAATTGATGATGAAGCTTGGCAGGTGATTAAAAACACCCCCAATGTGATTAACTTTGTGGGTGCCGAGCAACGCCGCAGTACAGGCCGCGGCCGCGGTCACGTCAAGCCCATGCCCCTGAGTCCGGCCGAAGTGGATCGCATCTTCCGCAAAGCCCAAGAACAAGAACCGGTTCACCGCATTGATCTCAATAGTGGTGATAAGATCAAAGTTCTCAATGGTCCCTTTAAGGACTTTGAGGGAGAGGTGATTGAAGTCAGTGCTGAGCGCAGCAAACTGAAAGCATTACTCTCGATTTTTGGCCGCGAAACGCCGGTCGAACTCGAAGTGACTCAAGTGGAAAAAGTAGATTAG
- the secE gene encoding preprotein translocase subunit SecE — protein MTKSTEGEKPTSGFNLTEFFRETKEELSKVVWPDRQRLIGESAAVILIVSLSAAVIYLVDELFRWLATLIF, from the coding sequence GTGACCAAGAGTACCGAAGGCGAAAAGCCCACTAGTGGCTTTAATCTAACCGAGTTTTTCCGCGAAACCAAGGAAGAACTCAGCAAAGTGGTGTGGCCTGATCGCCAGCGTCTGATTGGCGAATCTGCGGCAGTCATTCTCATCGTTTCCCTTTCCGCTGCGGTCATCTACCTAGTGGATGAACTCTTTCGTTGGCTGGCCACACTGATTTTCTAG
- a CDS encoding alpha/beta fold hydrolase: MFDCLQSRTLTTAMGEVAYVTNEFSTTPYARPPLFFWHGFGGGSSRYEWSAVYPAFAAAYPLFALDLPGWGVSEHRDQSYTVAAYVDHLLECLGQLTAEPAVVITSSLTAAFAIQGAIAHPQRFCGLILTCPTGLSDFGQDYRQTPLAQIARQPYVDIAFYRLGVANVLSVQSFMANQQFARPSRISPEMVATYTEVAQSAGAEFAALAFVRGDLCCDLSRFLPHLTVPTYIVWGEQAKLPPVAVGQRLAQLNPDAIRAFDVMPGVGLTPQLECPAVMIGWIDRYLGQLLASP, translated from the coding sequence ATGTTTGATTGCTTGCAATCGCGCACCCTCACGACCGCCATGGGGGAGGTGGCCTACGTTACAAATGAGTTCAGCACTACGCCCTATGCCCGCCCGCCCCTGTTTTTTTGGCATGGCTTTGGGGGCGGCTCTAGTCGCTATGAATGGTCAGCGGTTTACCCAGCCTTTGCGGCGGCGTATCCCCTTTTTGCGTTGGATTTGCCCGGTTGGGGAGTCTCTGAGCATCGCGATCAATCCTATACGGTGGCGGCTTATGTGGATCACTTGCTGGAGTGCCTTGGCCAATTGACGGCAGAACCAGCAGTGGTAATCACGTCGTCACTGACGGCAGCCTTTGCTATTCAAGGGGCGATCGCCCATCCCCAACGCTTCTGTGGCCTGATTCTCACCTGTCCAACGGGGCTGAGTGATTTTGGTCAAGATTACCGCCAGACCCCCCTTGCCCAGATTGCCCGCCAGCCCTATGTGGATATCGCCTTTTATCGCCTCGGCGTGGCCAATGTCCTGAGTGTGCAGTCCTTTATGGCCAATCAACAGTTTGCCCGACCTAGCCGCATCAGCCCGGAAATGGTTGCCACCTATACCGAAGTAGCGCAGTCGGCGGGGGCAGAATTTGCTGCACTGGCTTTTGTGCGGGGTGATCTCTGCTGCGACCTCAGTCGCTTCTTGCCCCATTTGACGGTGCCGACCTATATCGTTTGGGGAGAGCAGGCAAAACTCCCTCCTGTGGCCGTGGGTCAACGCTTGGCACAGTTAAACCCCGACGCGATTCGTGCTTTTGATGTGATGCCAGGGGTGGGACTAACGCCGCAGTTGGAGTGCCCTGCGGTGATGATTGGCTGGATTGATCGCTACCTTGGCCAGTTGCTGGCCTCCCCCTGA
- a CDS encoding glycoside hydrolase family 38 C-terminal domain-containing protein has translation MTELVKKSRDYLQSLAVIEIHSQWFPLSSPSLKDAATTPYAVNAKGHLAWPKGRHSLWLGQRITVPATVQGYSVAGLTLHLDLTWWADQATVYVNGQAVHQGDLFDHSVSLCLGEAVTPGQAWEVVLHLVSPGHDDGALVRSGLRFELPTGVNPDFVATELDILAIFGETLNLQPLEPLLKDVLESHGQRPILDPLLAEIHEKMQAIATPLRDFTMHLCGHAHLDLAWLWPIAETWQVAQSTFRSVLQLKERYPELTFTHSTPALYAYLQTHAPALFGRIQEAVAAGWWDVAAGLWVEPELNLIHAESIARQILYGQQYVQQAFGGISPIAWLPDTFGFPERLPSFLAQGGIRYFVTQKLRWNDTTRFPHGWFVWRDVAGAEVNALMLAPIGEGIDAVKMAAYAQEWWQQTGSRRSLWLPGVGDHGGGPTAAMLERVRRWQHLGGIGPQWQWTTVQQYLEQLTQETPPTTVWHGELYLEFHRGCYTSHGDQKAAHDRAQRQLQEAERWCALAAITTSFSYPREELKACWQQLLFNQFHDILPGSSIPEVYAEVNPTWQQLLTTTETLLGAAQTALCASIDYGDPPVAGAMPVVIFNSGVGDRAGVVHIDLAQLPEEVSSWRVYCPRGDYDLPAQLNAPQGCLTFRTPEVPGIGYTLLWLCPRSRPDTLPTPPLGYVLENNYLHVEIDPATGEITNLYDKLNHRPCLGDRGNQLQFFRDQGQYWDAWNIDPNYGQQRLPGATLEAIEWVTWHQLEQRLRVRWRFQSSQIQQEYVLQYQTPWLRIDTVIDWQEEHILLKAAFPLAIRAEQITCETPGGVTLRPTLPNPHLSAHEQTKWEVPFLTWVDLSTPEYGVSLFSDCKHGLDAQANQLRLTLLRSPTWPDPTSDRRHHRFSYGVFPHSGSWQAAAVSQWAAQFNHPLRSAIAPVNLSGTLPPHAHLLHWSDAHIQCLALKQAEDGQGWQLRVAEVVGEGGTLELHSTFIPWQVKEQQTLLETPAGDTDSVTLSPWQIQAFRLHP, from the coding sequence TTGACAGAATTAGTTAAAAAATCTCGTGACTATTTGCAGTCATTGGCAGTCATTGAGATTCATTCCCAGTGGTTTCCCCTCAGTTCCCCCTCGCTCAAAGATGCGGCGACGACCCCCTATGCAGTGAATGCTAAAGGGCATTTGGCGTGGCCCAAGGGTCGGCACTCCCTCTGGTTGGGGCAGCGAATCACGGTACCCGCGACGGTTCAAGGCTATAGTGTGGCGGGTTTAACTCTACACCTTGATCTCACGTGGTGGGCGGATCAGGCAACGGTGTATGTCAATGGTCAGGCGGTGCATCAGGGGGATTTATTTGATCATTCGGTGAGTCTGTGCCTAGGGGAGGCAGTGACCCCCGGCCAAGCATGGGAGGTGGTGTTGCATCTTGTGAGTCCCGGCCACGATGACGGTGCTTTGGTGAGATCAGGCCTGCGGTTTGAATTGCCAACGGGAGTGAATCCGGACTTTGTTGCCACTGAGTTGGACATTTTGGCGATCTTTGGTGAAACCCTCAACCTGCAACCCCTTGAACCCCTGCTGAAGGACGTTTTAGAAAGTCATGGACAGCGCCCCATCTTAGATCCGTTGCTGGCGGAGATCCACGAGAAAATGCAGGCGATCGCCACCCCCTTGCGGGACTTCACCATGCACCTGTGTGGCCATGCCCATCTGGACTTGGCGTGGCTTTGGCCGATCGCCGAAACCTGGCAAGTGGCACAGTCCACTTTTCGATCCGTCTTGCAGCTAAAGGAACGCTATCCCGAACTCACCTTTACCCACTCCACCCCCGCCCTCTATGCCTATTTGCAAACCCATGCCCCGGCACTCTTTGGGCGGATTCAGGAAGCCGTGGCAGCGGGTTGGTGGGATGTAGCGGCAGGCCTTTGGGTCGAACCGGAACTGAATCTCATTCATGCTGAGTCCATTGCCCGTCAGATTCTCTATGGGCAGCAGTACGTGCAGCAGGCCTTTGGTGGCATTAGCCCCATTGCTTGGTTGCCCGATACCTTTGGCTTTCCAGAACGGCTCCCCAGTTTCTTGGCTCAGGGGGGCATTCGCTACTTTGTCACTCAAAAATTGCGCTGGAATGACACCACGCGCTTTCCCCACGGTTGGTTTGTCTGGCGGGATGTGGCGGGGGCGGAGGTGAATGCCCTGATGTTGGCGCCCATTGGCGAGGGCATTGATGCGGTAAAAATGGCTGCCTATGCCCAAGAGTGGTGGCAACAAACGGGATCGCGGCGCAGTCTCTGGCTCCCCGGTGTCGGCGATCATGGTGGTGGACCAACGGCGGCAATGCTGGAACGGGTGCGACGCTGGCAACACCTCGGTGGTATTGGGCCGCAGTGGCAATGGACAACGGTGCAGCAGTATCTGGAACAATTAACCCAAGAAACACCCCCCACAACCGTCTGGCACGGGGAACTCTACTTGGAATTCCATCGCGGCTGCTACACCAGCCATGGCGATCAAAAGGCTGCCCACGATCGCGCCCAACGCCAACTGCAAGAGGCGGAACGCTGGTGTGCCCTCGCGGCAATCACAACTTCTTTTTCCTACCCCAGAGAAGAACTCAAAGCCTGTTGGCAACAACTTCTCTTTAATCAGTTTCATGATATTCTCCCCGGCTCCTCGATTCCAGAGGTTTATGCGGAGGTGAACCCAACATGGCAGCAACTCCTGACAACAACAGAAACGTTACTGGGTGCGGCGCAAACGGCTCTGTGTGCGTCTATAGACTACGGCGACCCCCCCGTGGCAGGGGCAATGCCTGTGGTTATTTTCAATAGTGGGGTGGGCGATCGCGCCGGGGTTGTCCACATTGACTTGGCACAGCTCCCTGAGGAGGTTTCCTCTTGGCGGGTTTATTGTCCACGGGGCGACTACGATTTACCAGCGCAGTTGAATGCTCCCCAAGGTTGCTTGACGTTTCGTACCCCTGAGGTGCCGGGAATTGGCTACACACTGCTGTGGCTCTGCCCGCGATCGCGCCCTGATACGTTACCAACCCCACCCTTGGGCTATGTCTTAGAAAATAACTATCTCCACGTTGAAATTGATCCGGCAACAGGGGAAATCACCAATCTGTATGACAAGTTGAATCATCGTCCCTGCTTGGGCGATCGCGGTAATCAACTGCAATTTTTCCGTGATCAGGGGCAATACTGGGATGCTTGGAACATTGACCCCAACTATGGGCAGCAGCGACTGCCGGGGGCGACCCTAGAGGCCATTGAATGGGTGACGTGGCATCAACTGGAGCAGCGACTACGGGTCAGATGGCGCTTTCAGTCCTCGCAGATTCAGCAGGAGTATGTGTTGCAGTATCAAACCCCGTGGCTGCGCATTGATACGGTGATTGACTGGCAAGAGGAACATATTCTCCTCAAGGCGGCTTTTCCCTTGGCAATCAGGGCTGAGCAGATCACCTGTGAAACTCCCGGTGGCGTTACGCTGCGCCCGACCCTTCCCAATCCCCACCTCAGCGCCCATGAGCAAACAAAATGGGAGGTGCCCTTTTTAACGTGGGTGGATCTGAGTACCCCAGAGTATGGGGTGAGTCTTTTCAGCGACTGCAAGCATGGCCTTGATGCCCAAGCGAATCAACTGCGATTAACCCTGTTGCGATCGCCCACTTGGCCAGATCCGACGAGCGATCGCCGCCACCACCGCTTTAGTTATGGCGTGTTTCCCCACAGTGGCTCATGGCAAGCGGCTGCTGTCTCCCAATGGGCGGCTCAGTTTAATCATCCCCTCCGCAGCGCGATCGCCCCTGTCAACTTGTCAGGCACCTTACCCCCCCACGCTCACCTGCTCCATTGGTCGGATGCCCACATTCAATGTTTGGCCCTGAAACAAGCGGAGGATGGACAGGGTTGGCAATTGCGAGTCGCTGAAGTGGTTGGTGAAGGGGGCACCTTGGAGCTGCACTCAACGTTTATTCCATGGCAAGTCAAAGAGCAGCAAACGCTCCTAGAGACGCCCGCAGGGGACACAGACTCAGTAACCCTCAGCCCGTGGCAAATTCAAGCCTTTCGGCTGCACCCTTGA
- a CDS encoding SAF domain-containing protein: MITPECIRSIRPGYGLPPKYYEVLLGKRVNQAIERGTAVSWKHIG, encoded by the coding sequence GTGATTACGCCAGAGTGTATTCGTTCAATTCGCCCCGGGTATGGGTTGCCTCCTAAATACTATGAGGTACTGCTAGGCAAGCGAGTGAATCAAGCCATTGAGCGGGGTACGGCTGTTTCATGGAAGCATATTGGCTGA
- a CDS encoding bifunctional 2-polyprenyl-6-hydroxyphenol methylase/3-demethylubiquinol 3-O-methyltransferase UbiG → MNDYLQTNARYWSGTYNAPNVESFIFRFYGRILKFDYGIDGSGHERLLDFGCGQGAALAFFDNLGFDCFGVDIAANDIAVARSRMPHIASHFAVIDPKPNPEQIFFGGNFDIVISIQTLDFLSNTDFDLAIRCLYDNMKVGSKIYASMNGWAHYYRNHATYVGDGLWHVQFKTDRLDYDLYLNFVRDKEEMAKKFSLFRPVYLDYYDYSFREEGSELRYTFFGVKE, encoded by the coding sequence ATGAACGACTATCTTCAAACAAATGCTCGTTATTGGTCAGGAACTTACAACGCTCCAAACGTAGAGAGCTTTATTTTTAGGTTTTATGGCAGAATCCTGAAGTTTGACTACGGTATTGACGGCTCAGGACATGAACGTTTACTAGATTTTGGTTGTGGACAAGGTGCTGCCTTGGCCTTTTTCGATAATTTAGGATTTGATTGTTTCGGAGTTGATATTGCGGCTAACGATATTGCCGTTGCTCGTAGCAGAATGCCACATATTGCTTCCCACTTTGCTGTCATTGATCCTAAACCTAATCCAGAGCAAATTTTCTTTGGAGGTAACTTTGATATAGTTATATCGATTCAGACCTTAGACTTTTTGTCGAATACAGATTTTGATTTAGCAATTAGGTGTCTTTATGACAATATGAAAGTTGGTTCCAAAATTTATGCTTCTATGAATGGATGGGCGCACTACTATAGAAATCACGCAACTTATGTTGGGGACGGTTTGTGGCATGTCCAATTTAAGACTGACCGTTTAGACTATGATCTTTACCTTAACTTTGTGAGAGATAAAGAAGAAATGGCGAAGAAATTTTCCTTGTTTAGGCCTGTGTATCTAGATTACTATGACTACTCCTTTCGTGAAGAAGGGAGCGAGTTGAGATATACTTTCTTTGGTGTAAAGGAGTGA
- the pseI gene encoding pseudaminic acid synthase, producing MNTSISIGSKIIGQSYRPLIIAEMSGNHHGNIDRAFAIVDAAAKNGADAIKLQTFTPDTLTIDSKRHEFLIDDSESPWFGKYLWDLYSEAYMPWEWQEELFKFARNKGLACISTIFDISSLEFLLSIGVDAIKIASFELIHIPLLSEASCCGKPLLLSIGMATLDEIQKAVETIRKRGCENFILLKCTSAYPSTEKDANILTIPDLRSRYNCYVGLSDHTLSPYAAFAAVAHGAVMIEKHFTLSRSERGVDSSFSIEPAELHQLRLGTEMVWESLGKVCYEPLSSEKTSLKERPSIYVVKSIKSGETFTHENVRIIRPSGGLLPEFYDQVIGRKAKVTMEAGTPLSWDIID from the coding sequence ATGAACACATCTATTTCAATCGGTTCTAAAATTATTGGACAAAGTTATCGTCCCTTAATTATTGCCGAAATGTCTGGTAATCATCATGGTAATATAGATAGAGCATTTGCTATTGTCGATGCTGCGGCTAAAAATGGTGCAGATGCTATAAAGTTACAAACTTTTACACCTGATACTTTAACTATTGATAGCAAACGTCATGAGTTTCTTATAGATGATTCTGAGAGTCCATGGTTTGGTAAGTATCTCTGGGATTTATACTCTGAGGCTTACATGCCTTGGGAATGGCAGGAGGAGTTATTTAAATTTGCTCGCAATAAAGGTTTGGCTTGCATTAGTACTATATTCGATATTTCTTCATTAGAATTTCTCCTATCTATTGGAGTCGATGCTATAAAAATTGCATCATTTGAGCTTATTCACATCCCTCTACTGTCAGAAGCATCCTGTTGCGGTAAACCATTGCTCCTTTCTATTGGCATGGCAACATTAGATGAAATACAAAAAGCTGTAGAAACAATCAGAAAAAGAGGCTGTGAAAACTTTATTCTACTAAAATGCACTAGTGCCTATCCTTCAACTGAAAAAGATGCTAACATCTTAACAATACCAGACTTGAGAAGTCGCTATAATTGTTATGTAGGATTATCTGATCACACTTTGAGTCCTTATGCTGCGTTTGCTGCCGTTGCTCATGGAGCAGTGATGATTGAAAAGCACTTTACTTTATCCCGTTCTGAAAGAGGAGTGGATTCAAGTTTTTCAATTGAGCCCGCAGAATTACACCAGCTTCGACTAGGTACGGAGATGGTTTGGGAAAGTTTAGGCAAAGTCTGTTATGAGCCGTTATCATCAGAAAAAACTTCACTGAAAGAACGTCCCTCGATCTATGTTGTGAAATCTATTAAAAGCGGAGAAACATTTACGCATGAAAACGTCCGTATTATACGACCTTCAGGGGGATTACTACCTGAGTTCTACGACCAAGTAATCGGAAGAAAAGCCAAAGTTACGATGGAAGCAGGCACTCCTCTATCTTGGGATATAATTGACTAA
- the pseG gene encoding UDP-2,4-diacetamido-2,4,6-trideoxy-beta-L-altropyranose hydrolase codes for MRRLGNIAIRVEANSEIGLGHLRRCLTLAKQLFEDGFCVYIVSLSSISHDLLQGFHHICMRNIYRNLAQSNIFANNFNKELLDAECTLIAIRNLSIDWVVLDSYNLGIWWEQRVAESGYKILVIDDFRNREHYADIVLSDIDIPFDKNLLKKSTNCHQLVGLRYALIDSHFIAVKNSDQDCTVQDNRKKILISYGGSDPTGETIKVLKSIKLLMKSHPSFKQEVSTDVVVGCFNSQLKTIKKISKNLDEVKIHYAPESLASLLKNADIFLTSGGNSMIEGLFMQKKCLITTTAENQILSVMCLLKQNLINYLGHYNKVNSHIICDFLLKAIKNHSGFKINHNPVCDHLGASRVSHMLQLIMSK; via the coding sequence ATGCGAAGATTAGGTAATATTGCGATTAGGGTAGAGGCTAATTCAGAGATCGGCCTAGGACACTTACGACGTTGTTTAACCTTAGCAAAACAGTTATTTGAAGATGGCTTTTGTGTCTACATTGTTTCTCTTTCGTCAATTAGCCACGATCTTTTACAGGGTTTTCATCATATTTGCATGAGAAACATTTATAGGAATCTGGCCCAAAGTAATATATTTGCTAATAACTTTAATAAAGAATTACTTGATGCTGAATGTACATTAATAGCAATTAGAAACTTGTCAATTGATTGGGTAGTACTAGATAGCTATAATTTGGGGATTTGGTGGGAACAACGAGTTGCTGAATCTGGATATAAAATACTGGTGATTGATGATTTTCGTAATAGAGAACATTATGCAGATATAGTATTGAGTGATATTGATATCCCTTTTGATAAAAATCTGCTAAAGAAATCAACTAATTGTCATCAATTAGTAGGCTTAAGATATGCATTAATTGATTCACATTTTATTGCTGTAAAGAATAGTGATCAAGACTGTACTGTACAAGATAATAGAAAGAAAATTCTGATTTCCTATGGTGGAAGTGATCCTACAGGAGAGACAATTAAAGTGCTAAAATCAATAAAGTTGCTAATGAAAAGTCATCCTAGCTTTAAACAAGAAGTTAGTACTGATGTAGTAGTTGGTTGTTTCAATTCACAGCTAAAAACAATTAAAAAAATCAGTAAGAACTTAGATGAAGTAAAAATTCATTATGCTCCCGAGAGCTTAGCAAGTCTGCTTAAGAATGCTGATATTTTTTTAACTTCGGGAGGCAACTCTATGATAGAAGGTTTATTTATGCAAAAAAAATGTTTAATTACAACAACAGCTGAAAATCAAATTCTCTCTGTTATGTGCTTACTTAAACAAAACCTTATTAACTACTTAGGTCATTACAATAAGGTAAATTCTCATATTATATGTGACTTCTTGTTAAAGGCTATAAAAAATCATTCAGGTTTTAAGATCAACCACAATCCGGTATGCGATCATCTAGGGGCTAGCCGAGTAAGCCATATGCTACAGTTAATCATGAGCAAGTAA